A portion of the Malania oleifera isolate guangnan ecotype guangnan chromosome 3, ASM2987363v1, whole genome shotgun sequence genome contains these proteins:
- the LOC131150323 gene encoding agamous-like MADS-box protein AGL80 produces the protein MARKKVKLQWIANESTRRATYKKRMKGLMKKANELSILCGVDACVVVYGPYDRQPEAWPSPWQAACMMKEFRSKPSLDQCRKMVNQEGFTRQRISKARDQLLKLHNKNRAMEMEQLMYGCLQEQQQQQLLINNINMKDLQDLTSFVEDRLKMIHHRINNEFLITTTTPASSPTPPVQAHQPQPQLTSMMKKTPIEMAIEALERQVFTTTSGSSTSSTTDHNVAAAAAGTYYNSPMQYYPAGQDDHYSSSHNHNGKGGYSTGQDHPMLPAYDDLNSIWAINAFFP, from the coding sequence ATGGCAAGGAAGAAGGTGAAGCTGCAGTGGATAGCGAACGAGTCGACGAGGAGGGCGACGTACAAGAAAAGAATGAAGGGACTGATGAAGAAAGCGAACGAGCTTAGCATCCTGTGCGGAGTGGATGCTTGCGTGGTGGTATACGGGCCGTACGATCGGCAGCCAGAAGCGTGGCCCTCGCCATGGCAAGCGGCGTGCATGATGAAGGAGTTCAGAAGCAAGCCCAGCCTGGATCAGTGCCGCAAAATGGTGAACCAAGAAGGTTTCACGCGGCAGAGGATCTCCAAGGCACGAGACCAGCTGCTCAAGCTCCACAACAAGAATCGAGCGATGGAAATGGAACAACTCATGTATGGCTGCCTTcaggagcagcagcagcagcagcttctCATTAACAATATTAACATGAAAGATCTACAGGATTTGACCTCCTTCGTTGAGGATCGTTTGAAGATGATCCATCACAGGATTAATAATGAATTTCTAATCACTACGACGACGCCCGCCAGTAGTCCAACTCCACCAGTACAAGCCcatcagcctcagcctcagctcACGAGCATGATGAAGAAGACGCCCATAGAGATGGCCATTGAAGCCCTGGAAAGACAAGTATTCACTACTACTAGTGGTAGTAGTACTAGTAGTACTACAGATCATAATGTTGCAGCCGCTGCTGCAGGCACTTATTATAATTCTCCCATGCAGTACTACCCCGCCGGCCAAGATGATCATTACTCATCGTCTCACAATCACAACGGTAAGGGCGGCTATTCCACCGGCCAAGACCACCCAATGCTTCCGGCCTACGATGACCTCAATTCCATTTGGGCTATCAATGCTTTCTTTCCCTGA